Part of the Streptomyces sp. NBC_01264 genome, CCTGCTCCCGGGGACGCCGGCCTCGGGGTGACCGGAGGCGGCCCGGCCGCCGCCCCTCGATAGGATCACCACCCACACCACGGGAAGGTGATCATGCCGGACAGCCCCCTCAGGCCCAGCTCGTTGATCAGTACGGTCTACGGGGCCTTCGTGCGCGGGAGCGGCGGCTGGATCTCCGTCGCCGACCTGATCACGCTCATGTCGGAACTCGGCGTGGAGAGCCAGGCGGTGCGCTCGGCCATCTCCCGGCTCAAGAAGAAGGGCGTGCTCGAACCGGAGCGCCGCGGAGCCACCGGGTACCGGCTGAGCCCGGCCGTCCACCCCGTCTTCGACGCCGGTGACCGGCGCATCTTCGCCAGCCTCGAACCGGCGGACCTGGCGGACGGCTGGGCCATGGCGGTCTTCTCCGTTCCGGAGTCCGAGCGCTCCCACCGCTACCAGTTGCGCACCAGGCTGACCTGGCTCGGCTTCGGCAACATCGCCCCCGGCGTGTGGCTGGCGCCGGGCCGGCTCCTGGAGGACGCGCGCGACATGCTGGTCCGGCTCGGGCTCAGCGAGTACGTCCACCTGTTCGCCGCCGCCGACTACGCCGCCTTCAGCGATCTGCCGGAGGCGGTGAGCTCCTGGTGGGACTTTCCCGCGATCCAGGCCCAGTACGCCACCTTCACCGGGGCGTACGCGCCGGTCGCCGCGCAGCTCGCCCGGCAGGACGGCATCGACGCCGCCGAGGCCTTCCGCCACTACGTGCCGATGCTCACCGAGTGGCGCCGGCTCCCCTACCTCGACCCGGGCCTGCCCGCCGAGCTGCTCCCCTCGGACTGGAACGCGGTGGGCGCCCGGCAGGTCTTCCAGCAGCTGCACGAGGTCCTGGCCGGGCCGGGGCTGCGGCACGTACAGGACGTGACGGGTCCCACGGAGGGTCCTACCGAGGGACGCGGCGTCTGAGGAAGCGCGCCTGAGGGGGACGCTCAAGGGAGCGCTCCCTCAGGACGATAGGACCTCAGGACGATTCGCGGACCTCGAGGCTGTTCGGCATGACCACCCGTTCCCGGGAGCCTCCCTCGATCAGGCCCAGGAGCAGCCGCACCGTGGCCCTGGCCTGATCGGCCATGGGGCTGCGTACGGAGGTGAGGGCGGGGACGGTGTAGGCGGCGGCCTCGATGTCGTCGAAGCCGACGACGGCCACGTCCTCGGGTACCCGCAGGCCCACCTGCCGCAGGGTCCGCAGGGCGCCGACGGCCATCAGGTCGTTGGCCGCGAACACCGCGTCCAGCTCCGGGTCGTCCTCGATCAGCTGCCGCATGCCCTCGGCTCCTGAGGCCCTGGTGAAGTCGCCCAGCGCCACGATGGAGCGGCGGCCGGTGTGGCGCAGGGCGGCGCGGTAGCCCTCGAGGCGTTCGCGGGCCTCGAAGAGGTCCAGGGGTCCGGTGATGGTGGCGATCCGGCGCCGGCCCCGTTCCAGGAGGTGGTGCACGGCGAGCGCGGCGCCGGCCGCGTTGTCCAGTTCCACGTACGGCACGTCCGGGGCGCAGGTGCGGTTGAACGAGGCGACCGGGAGGCCCGTCCTGGCGAGGGCGGCGGGCAGGGGGTCCGTACCGTGCAGGGCGACGAGCATGACGCCGTCCACGTGTCCGCCGGCCACGTACTCCTCGACCCGGGCCCGGCTCCGGTCGGATTCGGCGAGCATGAGCACGACCTGTTTTCCGGCGGCCTCCAGTTCCCTGCTGACGGCGCGGACCACGGTGGAGAAGAGGGGGTCGTCGGAGACCACGCCCTGGGGCGGATCGGAGACGACCACGGCCACCGCGTCGGTCCGCCGGGTGACCAGGTTGCGGGCGGCCGCGTTGGGCACGTAGCCCAGTTCGCGCACGGCCCGCATGACGACCTCGCGGATCTCGGGCGCGACCGTGGCCTCCCCGTTGACGACGCGGGAGACGCTCGATCGGGACACGCCCGCCCGGGCGGCGACCACTTCCAGCGTGGGTCTTCTCATTCCGGCCCGTTCGTTCGGCGGCGCCGCCGGATCGGACGACGGTCCGCGGGGAGCGTTCTCCGGCGATGGTGGACCGGAGCCTGATCGACTGTCAACAGTCCCTGATTCCCTGTGGATTACTCGAGCCCGGAGACAGGGTGATCACCCGCTCGGGATCCTCCCTGGTCAGCGCGGATCACCTCGGTGCGCACGGGCACCGAGGGAGCGCTCCATCAAGGGACGAACCGAAGTCGTGCATGTATCCGCCCGGTGACACGACACCTTGACAGTCCTGTGGGGCCGCCCCATCTCACCCCTCAGGGAGCGCTCCCCCATCTGTCCGCTCCACCTCTCCCCCCCCCTTCG contains:
- a CDS encoding PaaX family transcriptional regulator yields the protein MPDSPLRPSSLISTVYGAFVRGSGGWISVADLITLMSELGVESQAVRSAISRLKKKGVLEPERRGATGYRLSPAVHPVFDAGDRRIFASLEPADLADGWAMAVFSVPESERSHRYQLRTRLTWLGFGNIAPGVWLAPGRLLEDARDMLVRLGLSEYVHLFAAADYAAFSDLPEAVSSWWDFPAIQAQYATFTGAYAPVAAQLARQDGIDAAEAFRHYVPMLTEWRRLPYLDPGLPAELLPSDWNAVGARQVFQQLHEVLAGPGLRHVQDVTGPTEGPTEGRGV
- a CDS encoding LacI family DNA-binding transcriptional regulator, which gives rise to MRRPTLEVVAARAGVSRSSVSRVVNGEATVAPEIREVVMRAVRELGYVPNAAARNLVTRRTDAVAVVVSDPPQGVVSDDPLFSTVVRAVSRELEAAGKQVVLMLAESDRSRARVEEYVAGGHVDGVMLVALHGTDPLPAALARTGLPVASFNRTCAPDVPYVELDNAAGAALAVHHLLERGRRRIATITGPLDLFEARERLEGYRAALRHTGRRSIVALGDFTRASGAEGMRQLIEDDPELDAVFAANDLMAVGALRTLRQVGLRVPEDVAVVGFDDIEAAAYTVPALTSVRSPMADQARATVRLLLGLIEGGSRERVVMPNSLEVRESS